The proteins below are encoded in one region of Peptoniphilus sp. GNH:
- a CDS encoding LacI family transcriptional regulator — protein MASTIKDVAKMADVSISTVSRVINESKPVSPETRRRVLHAIEVLDYKPNEIARSLVKKKSNIIGVIVNDLGTTYTSQILRGVEEIGRMYGYDIIVASSYDNTELEIKFAKIFSQKQAEGIIVISESLNQKLMFTLEEMKVPHLNINRFYNLEEGEATINQEKATEEITEYVINKGHKKIAYLAMAKDLDRTLEKQKVDAFKNAMKKHNLEREIVYAPSVDEKGAQDIYGKVKALYQSGYTAMICTQDELAIHIANLFYGEGIRVPDDISLAGFGGGPLADIYRPRITTIKIPYYNIGAVSIRKILKAIENNREMEKQEIVLQAKLVEGGSVKDIR, from the coding sequence ATGGCTTCAACAATAAAAGACGTGGCAAAGATGGCCGATGTTTCCATCTCCACAGTCTCAAGGGTTATAAACGAGTCTAAACCTGTGAGTCCTGAAACCAGAAGAAGAGTCCTGCATGCAATCGAAGTCTTGGATTACAAACCAAACGAGATAGCAAGGTCCTTGGTAAAGAAAAAATCGAACATAATTGGAGTTATCGTAAATGATCTGGGGACAACTTACACTTCTCAAATTCTAAGAGGTGTAGAAGAAATAGGGAGAATGTACGGATACGATATTATTGTCGCATCATCCTATGACAACACAGAGTTAGAAATAAAATTTGCAAAAATATTTTCTCAAAAACAAGCTGAAGGGATAATAGTAATCTCAGAAAGCCTAAACCAAAAACTCATGTTCACACTTGAAGAAATGAAAGTGCCACATTTGAACATAAACAGATTTTACAATTTGGAAGAGGGCGAAGCTACCATAAATCAAGAAAAGGCAACCGAAGAAATAACCGAATACGTAATAAATAAGGGGCACAAGAAAATCGCCTACCTTGCAATGGCAAAAGACCTAGACAGAACTTTGGAAAAACAAAAGGTAGACGCCTTCAAAAATGCTATGAAAAAACATAATCTCGAAAGAGAAATAGTCTATGCACCAAGTGTTGACGAAAAAGGTGCCCAAGACATCTACGGCAAGGTCAAAGCTCTTTATCAATCTGGCTACACTGCAATGATCTGTACCCAAGATGAACTAGCAATCCACATAGCAAACCTCTTTTATGGCGAAGGAATCCGAGTACCAGACGACATATCCCTTGCGGGATTTGGAGGAGGACCCTTGGCAGACATATACAGGCCAAGAATCACGACTATTAAAATTCCTTACTATAATATAGGAGCTGTCTCCATTAGAAAGATTTTAAAAGCTATAGAAAACAATAGAGAAATGGAAAAACAAGAAATAGTCCTCCAAGCTAAATTAGTAGAAGGTGGATCAGTAAAAGATATTAGATAA